The following coding sequences are from one Venturia canescens isolate UGA chromosome 5, ASM1945775v1, whole genome shotgun sequence window:
- the LOC122410471 gene encoding protein cereblon-like isoform X1: MAVSLFHDTSPVRYFVLFFILNGFVYKCYCHNGHDQKDIFRSDLEKDTSPVKDFVLCRNCGADIASAGFIINKISPEAVITGNQTIFETPGVSIQQLVNLWGIKFHTITLSKASCFGAAEHWTKFYSWYPGYAWKPCLCRHCSQQLGWMFEPIETATPTRLVPSENGFYVLILDSLLSEKFADSLIVIPKSYRS, encoded by the exons ATGGCTGTTTCCCTTTTCCATGATACTTCGCCGGTCCGATACTTCGTGCTGTTTTTCATTCTTAATGGATTTGTATACAAATGTTATTGTCACAATGGTCACGACCAGAAAGATATTTTTCGTTCGGATCTTGAAAAAG ataCAAGTCCTGTAAAGGATTTTGTATTGTGCAGAAATTGTGGGGCTGACATTGCCAGTGCTGGATTTATTATCAACAAAATCAGTCCAGAGGCTGTTATAACTGGGAATCAAACGATTTTTGAGACCCCAGGAGTCAGCATTCAACAGCTAGTGAATCTATGGGGCATAAAATTCCATACAATAACACTTTCGAAGGCTAGTTGTTTCGGAGCAGCTGAGCAT TGGACCAAATTCTACTCGTGGTATCCGGGATATGCTTGGAAACCTTGTCTTTGCCGGCATTGCAGTCAACAACTTGGATG gATGTTTGAACCCATAGAAACTGCTACTCCCACCAGGCTTGTGCCCTCGGAAAATGGTTTTTACGTGTTGATCCTGGACAGTCTACTCAGCGAAAAAT TTGCAGATTCCCTGATAGTTATTCCAAAATCATACAGAAGCTAG
- the Dlic gene encoding cytoplasmic dynein 1 light intermediate chain 1 isoform X1, with protein MAMSQSNGFQGKKKEDVDNKDNLWSSILAEVQNSGNNKLPSNKNVLVLGDNESGKTTLIAKLQGVEDPKKGSGLEFAYIDVRDDYRDDQTRLSVWVLDGDPGHANLLRFALSQERYPHTLVMLVAAMTTPWAILDQLQAWAALLGDHIDKLGLDNDTRQKCRQLNVKKWQDYTEPGDELDPGSPLRRTSRNLDDDTNGSLPLPEGVLTTNLGLDVVVVITKTDYMSALEKEHDYKDEHFDFMQQWIRRFCLQYGAGLFYTSAKEDKNCDLLYKYLTHRIYSLPFRTPALVVEKDAVLIPAGWDNMKKISILHENLQSMKPDDYYRYVIAQPTTNRKCVAREVEVQAEEEQAFLARQQAALSGLRDPSRSPTTRNQASTGPIMQVLSPNKKLDPKGAGTTPSGEGVLANFFNSLLYKKTGASPGAPGSPGSPGSIGASPVRIGDSLLADAGPVDKAAMRNDAAAELDRITRTTKDPPPDLNSSSEC; from the exons ATGGCGATGTCGCAGAGCAATGGGTTTCaagggaaaaagaaagaggatGTCGACAATAAAGACAATCTTTG GTCGTCGATTTTGGCCGAGGTACAGAACAGTGGAAACAACAAATTACCATCCAACAAGAATGTCCTCGTTCTAG GCGATAACGAAAGTGGCAAAACAACTCTTATCGCCAAGCTCCAAGGCGTTGAAGATCCAAAAAAAGGTTCGGGACTCGAATTTGCATACATCGATGTTCGTGACGATTACAGAGACG ATCAAACGAGATTATCAGTATGGGTGCTAGACGGAGATCCTGGTCATGCAAATCTTCTGCGATTTGCCCTGAGCCAGGAACGATATCCCCACACATTAGTGATGCTTGTTGCTGCTATGACCACACCTTGGGCCATTCTTGATCAGCTTCAAGCTTGGGCAGCTCTTCTCGGTGATCATATCGACAAACTTGGCTTAGATAACGACACAAGGCAGAAATGCAGGCAACTCA atgtaaaaaaatggcaaGATTATACGGAACCAGGGGATGAATTGGATCCAGGCAGTCCGTTAAGACGCACGAGTCGTAATTTAGATGACGATACTAATGGCAGTCTGCCATTACCCGAGGGTGTACTTACGACGAATTTGGGGCTAGATGTCGTAGTCGTTATCACAAAAACGGATTATATGTCGGCTCTTGAAAAAGAGCACGATTATAA GGACGAACATTTCGATTTCATGCAACAATGGATCCGGCGGTTTTGTTTACAGTATGGTGCCGGATTGTTTTACACATCAGCAAAAGAGGATAAGAATTGTGATTTATTGTACAAGTACCTTACCCATAGAATCTATAGTTTACCGTTTAGAACACCGGCTCTCGTCGTTGAAAAGGATGCTGTACTTAT ACCTGCTGGCTGGGATAACATGAAGAAAATCAGCATACTTCACGAGAACTTGCAGTCGATGAAACCGGACGATTACTATCGTTATGTTATAGCTCAACCTACGACGAATAGAAAA TGCGTCGCACGAGAAGTCGAAGTACAAGCGGAAGAGGAGCAAGCATTTCTCGCCCGGCAACAAGCAGCGTTGTCGGGCCTCAGAGACCCCTCGCGCTCGCCTACGACAAGAAATCAGGCAAGCACGGGGCCGATTATGCAG GTGCTCTCCCCGAACAAAAAGTTGGATCCTAAAGGAGCCGGTACGACGCCATCTGGTGAAGGTGTACTAGCCAACTTCTTCAATTCTCTTCTATATAAGAAAACCGGCGCCTCACCGGGCGCCCCGGGTTCGCCGGGTTCACCAGGAAGTATTGGCGCTAGCCCTGTGCGAATCG GAGACTCGTTACTTGCAGATGCTGGGCCAGTCGATAAAGCAGCGATGCGAAACGATGCGGCTGCTGAGTTAGATCGCATAACTCGAACGACGAAAGATCCACCCCCCGACCTCAATTCTTCTTCAGAGTGTTAG
- the LOC122411568 gene encoding lysosome-associated membrane glycoprotein 1-like translates to MLKNVALFFCLTVFLVSGDGNGTSQIVPSTIAPKSVEPVVTKSPPPEIPIQPTEPPKPSPPTPAPTNTTTTSTTTTSTTTTTTTTTTTTTTTTQAPPNTTTTAPTTTPSPPTPAPAPQVGQWMVNGTNETCIIVKMAVQFNISYETTDNKTMWQVLTLPTDKNVTESSGSCGDMEQTLNITWHDAADSLSIHFIKNTTTKKYAMHHVEVSLGSHEFPNIKSNTTVQLLHEADQFSTTLKNSYRCMRLQKLNLEQTNSNQTLGFVEISNLQFQAFKSDRDTTFGSAEDCAVDVPDAVPIAVGCALTALVIIVLLAYLIGRRRSHAGGYLSLHYPESVDDDAIVISSIILEFDR, encoded by the exons ATGTTGAAAAACGTGGCTCTGTTTTTCTGCTTGACGGTCTTTCTAGTCTCAG GTGACGGAAATGGCACGAGCCAAATTGTGCCATCAACCATCGCACCAAAATCAGTAGAACCAGTCGTTACAAAGAGCCCTCCACCTGAAATACCAATTCAGCCTACTGAACCGCCTAAGCCCTCACCTCCAACACCGGCTCCTACAAACACCACAACAACGTCGACAACGACCACTTCTACAACTACCACTACTactaccaccaccaccaccacaaCAACCACCACACAGGCTCCACCGAATACAACAACCACAGCTCCGACAACTACCCCAAGTCCTCCAACTCCAGCACCAGCTCCGCAGGTTGGCCAGTGGATGGTCAATGGAACAAACGAGACTTGTATCATTGTTAAAATGGCAGTACAATTCAACATTAGCTATGAAACCACAGACAACAAG ACAATGTGGCAAGTACTAACTCTACCAACCGACAAAAATGTGACAGAATCTTCCGGCAGCTGCGGTGATATGGAACAAACGCTGAATATCACATGGCACGATGCAGCAGATTCTCTGTCTATACATTTCATAAAGAACACAACAACTAAAAAATATGCGATGCACCACGTCGAAGTTTCCCTCGGCTCGCACGAATTTCCGAATATAAAATCTA ACACCACCGTGCAATTACTTCACGAAGCTGATCAATTCTCAACGACTTTGAAGAACTCTTACAGGTGTATGAGGCTGCAGAAACTGAATTTGGAGCAAACTAATAGCAACCAAACTCTAGGATTCGTCGAGATTTCAAATCTCCAATTCCAGGCATTCAAATCCGACAGAGATACGACATTCGGATCTG CCGAAGATTGCGCAGTGGATGTACCGGACGCGGTGCCGATAGCAGTGGGTTGCGCTCTCACAGCTCTCGTAATAATCGTATTGCTCGCGTACCTCATTGGTCGCAGACGCAGTCACGCCGGCGGCTATCTTA GTCTTCATTATCCCGAATCTGTTGACGACGATGCGATCGTGATTTCATCGATAATATTGGAATTTGATAGATga
- the LOC122410471 gene encoding protein cereblon-like isoform X2, which translates to MAVSLFHDTSPVRYFVLFFILNGFVYKCYCHNGHDQKDIFRSDLEKDTSPVKDFVLCRNCGADIASAGFIINKISPEAVITGNQTIFETPGVSIQQLVNLWGIKFHTITLSKASCFGAAEHWTKFYSWYPGYAWKPCLCRHCSQQLGWMFEPIETATPTRLVPSENGFYVLILDSLLSEKYSLIVIPKSYRS; encoded by the exons ATGGCTGTTTCCCTTTTCCATGATACTTCGCCGGTCCGATACTTCGTGCTGTTTTTCATTCTTAATGGATTTGTATACAAATGTTATTGTCACAATGGTCACGACCAGAAAGATATTTTTCGTTCGGATCTTGAAAAAG ataCAAGTCCTGTAAAGGATTTTGTATTGTGCAGAAATTGTGGGGCTGACATTGCCAGTGCTGGATTTATTATCAACAAAATCAGTCCAGAGGCTGTTATAACTGGGAATCAAACGATTTTTGAGACCCCAGGAGTCAGCATTCAACAGCTAGTGAATCTATGGGGCATAAAATTCCATACAATAACACTTTCGAAGGCTAGTTGTTTCGGAGCAGCTGAGCAT TGGACCAAATTCTACTCGTGGTATCCGGGATATGCTTGGAAACCTTGTCTTTGCCGGCATTGCAGTCAACAACTTGGATG gATGTTTGAACCCATAGAAACTGCTACTCCCACCAGGCTTGTGCCCTCGGAAAATGGTTTTTACGTGTTGATCCTGGACAGTCTACTCAGCGAAAAAT ATTCCCTGATAGTTATTCCAAAATCATACAGAAGCTAG
- the LOC122410471 gene encoding protein cereblon-like isoform X3, giving the protein MGMTYRSRSFLNKQASKKYCFKFAYNFFFIHPHRHIFRSDLEKDTSPVKDFVLCRNCGADIASAGFIINKISPEAVITGNQTIFETPGVSIQQLVNLWGIKFHTITLSKASCFGAAEHWTKFYSWYPGYAWKPCLCRHCSQQLGWMFEPIETATPTRLVPSENGFYVLILDSLLSEKFADSLIVIPKSYRS; this is encoded by the exons ATGGGAATGACGTATAGATCTCGAAGTTTTCTGAACAAACAAGcgtcgaaaaaatattgcttCAAATTtgcatacaatttttttttcattcatccaCATCGAC ATATTTTTCGTTCGGATCTTGAAAAAG ataCAAGTCCTGTAAAGGATTTTGTATTGTGCAGAAATTGTGGGGCTGACATTGCCAGTGCTGGATTTATTATCAACAAAATCAGTCCAGAGGCTGTTATAACTGGGAATCAAACGATTTTTGAGACCCCAGGAGTCAGCATTCAACAGCTAGTGAATCTATGGGGCATAAAATTCCATACAATAACACTTTCGAAGGCTAGTTGTTTCGGAGCAGCTGAGCAT TGGACCAAATTCTACTCGTGGTATCCGGGATATGCTTGGAAACCTTGTCTTTGCCGGCATTGCAGTCAACAACTTGGATG gATGTTTGAACCCATAGAAACTGCTACTCCCACCAGGCTTGTGCCCTCGGAAAATGGTTTTTACGTGTTGATCCTGGACAGTCTACTCAGCGAAAAAT TTGCAGATTCCCTGATAGTTATTCCAAAATCATACAGAAGCTAG
- the LOC122410471 gene encoding protein cereblon-like isoform X4, translating into MYIFRSDLEKDTSPVKDFVLCRNCGADIASAGFIINKISPEAVITGNQTIFETPGVSIQQLVNLWGIKFHTITLSKASCFGAAEHWTKFYSWYPGYAWKPCLCRHCSQQLGWMFEPIETATPTRLVPSENGFYVLILDSLLSEKFADSLIVIPKSYRS; encoded by the exons ATGT ATATTTTTCGTTCGGATCTTGAAAAAG ataCAAGTCCTGTAAAGGATTTTGTATTGTGCAGAAATTGTGGGGCTGACATTGCCAGTGCTGGATTTATTATCAACAAAATCAGTCCAGAGGCTGTTATAACTGGGAATCAAACGATTTTTGAGACCCCAGGAGTCAGCATTCAACAGCTAGTGAATCTATGGGGCATAAAATTCCATACAATAACACTTTCGAAGGCTAGTTGTTTCGGAGCAGCTGAGCAT TGGACCAAATTCTACTCGTGGTATCCGGGATATGCTTGGAAACCTTGTCTTTGCCGGCATTGCAGTCAACAACTTGGATG gATGTTTGAACCCATAGAAACTGCTACTCCCACCAGGCTTGTGCCCTCGGAAAATGGTTTTTACGTGTTGATCCTGGACAGTCTACTCAGCGAAAAAT TTGCAGATTCCCTGATAGTTATTCCAAAATCATACAGAAGCTAG
- the Dlic gene encoding cytoplasmic dynein 1 light intermediate chain 1 isoform X2, with product MAMSQSNGFQGKKKEDVDNKDNLWSSILAEVQNSGNNKLPSNKNVLVLGDNESGKTTLIAKLQGVEDPKKGSGLEFAYIDVRDDYRDDQTRLSVWVLDGDPGHANLLRFALSQERYPHTLVMLVAAMTTPWAILDQLQAWAALLGDHIDKLGLDNDTRQKCRQLNVKKWQDYTEPGDELDPGSPLRRTSRNLDDDTNGSLPLPEGVLTTNLGLDVVVVITKTDYMSALEKEHDYKDEHFDFMQQWIRRFCLQYGAGLFYTSAKEDKNCDLLYKYLTHRIYSLPFRTPALVVEKDAVLIPAGWDNMKKISILHENLQSMKPDDYYRYVIAQPTTNRKCVAREVEVQAEEEQAFLARQQAALSGLRDPSRSPTTRNQASTGPIMQVLSPNKKLDPKGAGTTPSGEGVLANFFNSLLYKKTGASPGAPGSPGSPGSIGASPVRIDAGPVDKAAMRNDAAAELDRITRTTKDPPPDLNSSSEC from the exons ATGGCGATGTCGCAGAGCAATGGGTTTCaagggaaaaagaaagaggatGTCGACAATAAAGACAATCTTTG GTCGTCGATTTTGGCCGAGGTACAGAACAGTGGAAACAACAAATTACCATCCAACAAGAATGTCCTCGTTCTAG GCGATAACGAAAGTGGCAAAACAACTCTTATCGCCAAGCTCCAAGGCGTTGAAGATCCAAAAAAAGGTTCGGGACTCGAATTTGCATACATCGATGTTCGTGACGATTACAGAGACG ATCAAACGAGATTATCAGTATGGGTGCTAGACGGAGATCCTGGTCATGCAAATCTTCTGCGATTTGCCCTGAGCCAGGAACGATATCCCCACACATTAGTGATGCTTGTTGCTGCTATGACCACACCTTGGGCCATTCTTGATCAGCTTCAAGCTTGGGCAGCTCTTCTCGGTGATCATATCGACAAACTTGGCTTAGATAACGACACAAGGCAGAAATGCAGGCAACTCA atgtaaaaaaatggcaaGATTATACGGAACCAGGGGATGAATTGGATCCAGGCAGTCCGTTAAGACGCACGAGTCGTAATTTAGATGACGATACTAATGGCAGTCTGCCATTACCCGAGGGTGTACTTACGACGAATTTGGGGCTAGATGTCGTAGTCGTTATCACAAAAACGGATTATATGTCGGCTCTTGAAAAAGAGCACGATTATAA GGACGAACATTTCGATTTCATGCAACAATGGATCCGGCGGTTTTGTTTACAGTATGGTGCCGGATTGTTTTACACATCAGCAAAAGAGGATAAGAATTGTGATTTATTGTACAAGTACCTTACCCATAGAATCTATAGTTTACCGTTTAGAACACCGGCTCTCGTCGTTGAAAAGGATGCTGTACTTAT ACCTGCTGGCTGGGATAACATGAAGAAAATCAGCATACTTCACGAGAACTTGCAGTCGATGAAACCGGACGATTACTATCGTTATGTTATAGCTCAACCTACGACGAATAGAAAA TGCGTCGCACGAGAAGTCGAAGTACAAGCGGAAGAGGAGCAAGCATTTCTCGCCCGGCAACAAGCAGCGTTGTCGGGCCTCAGAGACCCCTCGCGCTCGCCTACGACAAGAAATCAGGCAAGCACGGGGCCGATTATGCAG GTGCTCTCCCCGAACAAAAAGTTGGATCCTAAAGGAGCCGGTACGACGCCATCTGGTGAAGGTGTACTAGCCAACTTCTTCAATTCTCTTCTATATAAGAAAACCGGCGCCTCACCGGGCGCCCCGGGTTCGCCGGGTTCACCAGGAAGTATTGGCGCTAGCCCTGTGCGAATCG ATGCTGGGCCAGTCGATAAAGCAGCGATGCGAAACGATGCGGCTGCTGAGTTAGATCGCATAACTCGAACGACGAAAGATCCACCCCCCGACCTCAATTCTTCTTCAGAGTGTTAG
- the LOC122410471 gene encoding protein cereblon-like isoform X5, producing the protein MYTSPVKDFVLCRNCGADIASAGFIINKISPEAVITGNQTIFETPGVSIQQLVNLWGIKFHTITLSKASCFGAAEHWTKFYSWYPGYAWKPCLCRHCSQQLGWMFEPIETATPTRLVPSENGFYVLILDSLLSEKFADSLIVIPKSYRS; encoded by the exons ATGT ataCAAGTCCTGTAAAGGATTTTGTATTGTGCAGAAATTGTGGGGCTGACATTGCCAGTGCTGGATTTATTATCAACAAAATCAGTCCAGAGGCTGTTATAACTGGGAATCAAACGATTTTTGAGACCCCAGGAGTCAGCATTCAACAGCTAGTGAATCTATGGGGCATAAAATTCCATACAATAACACTTTCGAAGGCTAGTTGTTTCGGAGCAGCTGAGCAT TGGACCAAATTCTACTCGTGGTATCCGGGATATGCTTGGAAACCTTGTCTTTGCCGGCATTGCAGTCAACAACTTGGATG gATGTTTGAACCCATAGAAACTGCTACTCCCACCAGGCTTGTGCCCTCGGAAAATGGTTTTTACGTGTTGATCCTGGACAGTCTACTCAGCGAAAAAT TTGCAGATTCCCTGATAGTTATTCCAAAATCATACAGAAGCTAG
- the LOC122410856 gene encoding RNA guanine-N7 methyltransferase activating subunit: MGETGLNEDQQEFLAQCEEEFAERFTENDKEFMKLKNETPRTPPIVDPWYNKPRRPHYDWSRQNREQGRNERRNHHSDRRNNDRNDRYDRHAGKHHLYQRNSRPY, from the coding sequence ATGGGAGAAACAGGACTGAACGAGGACCAACAAGAGTTTTTAGCTCAGTGCGAGGAAGAGTTTGCAGAGCGATTCACGGAAAACGACAAGGAATTTATGAAACTGAAGAATGAAACGCCAAGAACTCCACCGATCGTAGATCCATGGTACAACAAACCTCGTCGACCTCATTACGACTGGTCGCGTCAGAATCGTGAACAAGGTCGTAACGAGCGCAGGAATCATCATTCGGATCGTCGTAACAACGATAGGAATGATCGATACGATCGTCATGCTGGAAAACATCACCTTTATCAACGTAATTCGAGGCCATATTGA
- the Dlic gene encoding cytoplasmic dynein 1 light intermediate chain 1 isoform X3: MAMSQSNGFQGKKKEDVDNKDNLWSSILAEVQNSGNNKLPSNKNVLVLGDNESGKTTLIAKLQGVEDPKKGSGLEFAYIDVRDDYRDDQTRLSVWVLDGDPGHANLLRFALSQERYPHTLVMLVAAMTTPWAILDQLQAWAALLGDHIDKLGLDNDTRQKCRQLNVKKWQDYTEPGDELDPGSPLRRTSRNLDDDTNGSLPLPEGVLTTNLGLDVVVVITKTDYMSALEKEHDYKDEHFDFMQQWIRRFCLQYGAGLFYTSAKEDKNCDLLYKYLTHRIYSLPFRTPALVVEKDAVLIPAGWDNMKKISILHENLQSMKPDDYYRYVIAQPTTNRKCVAREVEVQAEEEQAFLARQQAALSGLRDPSRSPTTRNQVLSPNKKLDPKGAGTTPSGEGVLANFFNSLLYKKTGASPGAPGSPGSPGSIGASPVRIGDSLLADAGPVDKAAMRNDAAAELDRITRTTKDPPPDLNSSSEC, from the exons ATGGCGATGTCGCAGAGCAATGGGTTTCaagggaaaaagaaagaggatGTCGACAATAAAGACAATCTTTG GTCGTCGATTTTGGCCGAGGTACAGAACAGTGGAAACAACAAATTACCATCCAACAAGAATGTCCTCGTTCTAG GCGATAACGAAAGTGGCAAAACAACTCTTATCGCCAAGCTCCAAGGCGTTGAAGATCCAAAAAAAGGTTCGGGACTCGAATTTGCATACATCGATGTTCGTGACGATTACAGAGACG ATCAAACGAGATTATCAGTATGGGTGCTAGACGGAGATCCTGGTCATGCAAATCTTCTGCGATTTGCCCTGAGCCAGGAACGATATCCCCACACATTAGTGATGCTTGTTGCTGCTATGACCACACCTTGGGCCATTCTTGATCAGCTTCAAGCTTGGGCAGCTCTTCTCGGTGATCATATCGACAAACTTGGCTTAGATAACGACACAAGGCAGAAATGCAGGCAACTCA atgtaaaaaaatggcaaGATTATACGGAACCAGGGGATGAATTGGATCCAGGCAGTCCGTTAAGACGCACGAGTCGTAATTTAGATGACGATACTAATGGCAGTCTGCCATTACCCGAGGGTGTACTTACGACGAATTTGGGGCTAGATGTCGTAGTCGTTATCACAAAAACGGATTATATGTCGGCTCTTGAAAAAGAGCACGATTATAA GGACGAACATTTCGATTTCATGCAACAATGGATCCGGCGGTTTTGTTTACAGTATGGTGCCGGATTGTTTTACACATCAGCAAAAGAGGATAAGAATTGTGATTTATTGTACAAGTACCTTACCCATAGAATCTATAGTTTACCGTTTAGAACACCGGCTCTCGTCGTTGAAAAGGATGCTGTACTTAT ACCTGCTGGCTGGGATAACATGAAGAAAATCAGCATACTTCACGAGAACTTGCAGTCGATGAAACCGGACGATTACTATCGTTATGTTATAGCTCAACCTACGACGAATAGAAAA TGCGTCGCACGAGAAGTCGAAGTACAAGCGGAAGAGGAGCAAGCATTTCTCGCCCGGCAACAAGCAGCGTTGTCGGGCCTCAGAGACCCCTCGCGCTCGCCTACGACAAGAAATCAG GTGCTCTCCCCGAACAAAAAGTTGGATCCTAAAGGAGCCGGTACGACGCCATCTGGTGAAGGTGTACTAGCCAACTTCTTCAATTCTCTTCTATATAAGAAAACCGGCGCCTCACCGGGCGCCCCGGGTTCGCCGGGTTCACCAGGAAGTATTGGCGCTAGCCCTGTGCGAATCG GAGACTCGTTACTTGCAGATGCTGGGCCAGTCGATAAAGCAGCGATGCGAAACGATGCGGCTGCTGAGTTAGATCGCATAACTCGAACGACGAAAGATCCACCCCCCGACCTCAATTCTTCTTCAGAGTGTTAG